In Deltaproteobacteria bacterium, a single window of DNA contains:
- a CDS encoding helix-turn-helix domain-containing protein, producing the protein MPGENFILNAESILDRVAVILNTKSDRQTALALDVKPQTFANWKSRDSLPWERLYRLAVDRGVNFHWLVTGEGRMREDDREGEFAQIPKHRARLSGGGGSWAFSDAGEVDFQVAFRRDWLSKIAPVNRLVALEVEGDSMSPTIGNRDLVLVDTSKNRLTDVLSGKIYAFMDDVVGGEALLKVKRLFLEPGSLLVRSDNIAEGHRDYTITDLASVVIIGRVVWVGKEL; encoded by the coding sequence ATGCCGGGCGAGAACTTCATTTTGAATGCGGAAAGCATCCTGGATCGCGTGGCCGTGATTCTGAACACGAAATCCGACCGCCAGACGGCCCTTGCGCTGGACGTCAAGCCCCAGACCTTCGCCAACTGGAAAAGCCGGGATTCGCTCCCGTGGGAGCGCCTCTACAGGCTGGCCGTGGACCGGGGGGTCAATTTCCACTGGCTCGTAACCGGCGAGGGCCGGATGAGGGAGGATGACCGGGAGGGCGAGTTTGCGCAGATTCCCAAGCACAGGGCCAGGCTTTCGGGCGGGGGCGGCTCCTGGGCCTTTTCCGACGCGGGGGAGGTGGATTTCCAGGTGGCTTTCCGGCGGGACTGGCTCTCCAAAATTGCCCCGGTGAACCGGCTGGTGGCCCTTGAGGTGGAGGGCGACTCCATGAGCCCCACCATAGGAAACCGCGACCTGGTCCTGGTGGACACCTCCAAGAACCGGTTGACCGACGTGCTTTCGGGGAAAATTTACGCCTTCATGGACGACGTGGTGGGAGGGGAGGCGCTTTTGAAGGTGAAACGCCTCTTCCTTGAGCCCGGAAGCCTTCTGGTGCGCTCGGACAACATTGCCGAAGGCCACCGCGACTACACCATAACCGACCTCGCCTCGGTGGTCATCATAGGAAGGGTGGTGTGGGTTGGAAAAGAATTATAA
- a CDS encoding acetoacetate--CoA ligase, with protein MGKLLWQPDELRIKNSRMFRLMERINRDFDKNITDYHGLHRFSVENTKDFWAIVWDELGVIASKPYAKVVDDPKKMPGAQWFSGAELNFAENLLRFRDDRPALVFLGEDGQRLSLTHNELYDTVARLAKSLKALGVGPGDRVAGFVPNRPETVCAMLAATSLGAAWSSCSPDFGPKGVLDRFGQIRPKVLFAGDGYFFKGRRFDSLERVREVAQSLPTLEKIVVFATSDAAPDLSSVPRAVAWDDFLAGGPIPEMTFAQTPFMHPLYIMYSSGTTGLPKCMVQGAGGILLHHGKEHAFHTDIGPDDVVFYFTTCGWMMWNWLVSVLATGATVVLFDGNPFHPDPGVLWRMAESEKVTVFGTSAGYLTALAATGYVPKKACDLSSIKTLLSTGSPLSDEMFDWVYENVKADLQLASISGGTDLNGCFALGCPIKPVYAGELQCLGLGMDVEAWDENGKPVIGTQGELVCKTAFPSMPLYFWNDPDGQKYNAAYFDVYPGVWRHGDFVTVTVNGGVVMYGRSDATLNPGGVRIGTAEIYRVVDGFSEVADSVVVGQDHQNDVRVILFVKMAEGLTLTDDLKKRLAAAIRTNASPRHVPAKIIEVPDVPYTLNMKKVELAVKNIIENKPVKNRDALANPDALEFYKNLPELAD; from the coding sequence GTGGGAAAACTTCTCTGGCAGCCAGATGAGCTTCGCATAAAAAATTCACGCATGTTCCGCCTGATGGAAAGAATAAACCGGGACTTTGACAAAAATATTACAGATTACCACGGCCTTCACCGGTTCAGCGTGGAGAACACGAAGGATTTCTGGGCGATTGTCTGGGACGAGCTTGGGGTGATCGCGTCAAAGCCCTATGCCAAAGTGGTGGACGACCCGAAAAAAATGCCCGGAGCCCAGTGGTTTTCAGGGGCCGAGCTCAATTTCGCGGAAAACCTCCTTCGATTCAGGGACGACAGGCCCGCCCTGGTTTTTCTGGGCGAGGACGGCCAGCGCTTAAGCCTCACCCACAACGAGCTTTACGACACCGTGGCGAGGCTCGCCAAAAGCCTGAAGGCGCTGGGCGTCGGCCCCGGCGACCGGGTAGCCGGGTTCGTTCCCAACCGGCCCGAAACCGTGTGCGCCATGCTTGCGGCCACGAGCCTTGGTGCGGCCTGGTCGTCTTGCAGCCCGGACTTCGGCCCCAAGGGGGTCCTGGACCGCTTCGGACAGATAAGGCCCAAGGTGCTTTTCGCGGGTGACGGCTACTTTTTCAAGGGCAGGCGCTTCGATTCTCTGGAAAGGGTGCGCGAGGTGGCCCAAAGCCTTCCCACCCTGGAAAAAATCGTGGTTTTCGCCACCTCCGATGCCGCGCCTGATCTCTCCTCGGTGCCCCGCGCCGTTGCCTGGGACGATTTCCTTGCAGGCGGCCCGATCCCCGAAATGACCTTCGCCCAGACGCCCTTCATGCATCCCCTCTACATAATGTATTCCTCCGGCACCACCGGTTTGCCCAAGTGCATGGTCCAGGGCGCGGGCGGAATCCTGCTCCACCACGGCAAGGAGCACGCCTTCCACACGGACATCGGCCCGGACGACGTGGTCTTCTACTTCACCACCTGCGGATGGATGATGTGGAACTGGCTGGTTTCCGTGCTGGCTACGGGGGCCACGGTTGTGCTTTTCGACGGCAACCCCTTTCACCCGGACCCAGGGGTCCTGTGGCGCATGGCGGAAAGCGAGAAGGTCACGGTCTTCGGCACCAGCGCGGGTTACCTCACGGCCCTGGCCGCCACCGGCTATGTCCCGAAAAAGGCCTGCGACCTCTCGTCCATCAAGACCCTGCTCTCCACGGGCTCGCCCCTGTCCGACGAGATGTTCGACTGGGTTTACGAAAACGTTAAGGCCGATCTCCAGCTTGCGTCCATTTCGGGAGGAACGGATTTAAACGGCTGCTTCGCCCTGGGATGCCCCATAAAGCCCGTTTACGCGGGCGAACTGCAATGCCTTGGGCTTGGCATGGACGTGGAAGCCTGGGACGAAAACGGCAAACCCGTTATCGGAACCCAGGGCGAGCTTGTGTGCAAGACAGCCTTTCCCTCCATGCCCCTTTATTTCTGGAACGACCCGGACGGCCAGAAATACAACGCCGCCTATTTCGACGTTTATCCCGGAGTGTGGCGGCACGGGGATTTCGTAACGGTAACAGTTAACGGCGGGGTGGTGATGTACGGAAGGAGCGACGCCACCTTGAATCCGGGCGGGGTGCGCATAGGCACGGCGGAAATCTACCGGGTGGTTGACGGCTTTTCCGAGGTGGCCGACTCGGTGGTGGTGGGCCAGGACCACCAAAACGACGTCCGGGTGATCCTGTTCGTGAAAATGGCCGAGGGCCTTACCCTCACCGACGACCTGAAAAAAAGGTTAGCGGCGGCCATAAGGACCAACGCCTCCCCACGGCACGTGCCCGCGAAGATCATAGAGGTTCCCGACGTGCCCTATACCTTGAACATGAAAAAGGTGGAGCTTGCGGTAAAAAATATCATCGAGAACAAGCCGGTGAAGAACCGCGACGCTCTGGCCAACCCGGACGCTCTCGAGTTTTACAAAAATCTTCCGGAGTTGGCCGACTGA
- a CDS encoding CoA transferase, which yields MENNGALKGIKVVDLTRLLPGPYCSMILADHGARVIAIEDKRFMADGLYLDTVNRNKEHISLDLKTSEGKEIFYKLAKHADVVMEGFRPGVVEKLGVDYATISKLNPRAVYCSITGYGQTGPMRDVAGHDVNYLSYAGVLNLIGAADRPPSIPGVQLADIAGGGMYGAIGILMALLARERTGRGQYVDISMTDGMVSLLPVSLMFYQLFKQIPQRSETMLSHRYACYSTYETKDGRHLSIGAVENRFWRRLCELLDAPADYVMLQYDEARRLEIHDFLINKFKTKTLAEWEALLAREDVCMGPVLNLADVLNDPLFIEREMSVTVKGKDGKPIQAIGTPVKLSDTKGGVRTPPVKFGESTDSVLAGLGYSGAEIKALREKGVV from the coding sequence ATGGAAAACAACGGCGCGCTGAAGGGCATAAAGGTTGTGGACCTGACCCGGCTTCTGCCCGGCCCCTACTGCTCCATGATCCTGGCCGACCACGGGGCGAGGGTCATAGCCATAGAGGACAAGCGCTTCATGGCCGACGGCCTTTACCTCGACACCGTGAACCGCAACAAGGAGCACATCAGCCTTGATCTCAAAACCTCCGAGGGCAAGGAAATCTTCTATAAGCTCGCCAAGCACGCGGATGTGGTGATGGAGGGCTTCCGGCCCGGAGTGGTGGAAAAGCTGGGGGTGGACTACGCAACCATATCCAAATTGAACCCACGGGCGGTCTACTGCTCCATCACGGGCTACGGCCAGACAGGGCCAATGCGGGACGTTGCCGGCCACGACGTGAACTACCTCTCCTACGCGGGCGTCCTGAACCTCATCGGCGCTGCGGACAGGCCGCCCTCCATTCCGGGGGTGCAGCTTGCAGACATCGCGGGCGGCGGCATGTACGGGGCCATAGGCATCCTCATGGCCCTTCTGGCCCGCGAGCGCACCGGGCGCGGCCAGTACGTGGACATCTCCATGACCGACGGCATGGTGAGCCTTCTGCCGGTCTCCCTCATGTTTTACCAGCTTTTCAAGCAGATACCCCAGCGCTCGGAGACCATGCTCTCCCACCGCTACGCCTGCTACTCAACCTATGAAACCAAGGACGGCAGGCATCTTTCGATAGGGGCGGTGGAAAACCGTTTCTGGCGCAGGCTCTGCGAGCTTCTGGACGCGCCTGCCGATTACGTGATGCTCCAGTACGACGAGGCCAGACGCCTCGAAATCCACGATTTTCTCATCAATAAGTTCAAGACCAAGACCCTTGCCGAGTGGGAGGCCCTGCTGGCCAGGGAGGACGTGTGCATGGGGCCGGTCCTGAACCTTGCCGACGTTCTGAACGACCCCCTTTTCATTGAGCGGGAAATGTCGGTCACGGTGAAGGGCAAGGACGGCAAGCCCATACAGGCCATAGGAACCCCGGTCAAGCTCTCCGACACAAAAGGCGGCGTGCGCACGCCGCCCGTGAAGTTCGGAGAAAGCACCGATTCGGTGCTGGCGGGCCTGGGCTATTCCGGCGCGGAAATCAAGGCCCTAAGGGAAAAGGGCGTGGTATAG